From Prochlorococcus sp. MIT 1223, the proteins below share one genomic window:
- a CDS encoding GDP-L-fucose synthase, with product MTSLIGKSDRIFVAGHKGMAGSSIIRALEKEHYTNLLTASRQDLDLSDINNVHNWFKNNRPEVVVIAAAKVGGIKANESFPVQFLLENMKIQNNVIETAWNEGVKRLLFLGSSCIYPKYAQQPIKEEDLLTGSLEPTNEWYAIAKISGIKLCMALKQQYDFDAISLMPTNLYGPGDNYHSINSHVLPAFIRRFDEAINNKEESVTCWGSGSPMREFLHVDDLGEACVFALENWRPNKNDIQHLNVGTGVDITIKELAEEIAEIAGFSGEIIWDSSKPDGTPKKQLDISRLSQMGWKSKIKLREGLKKTIYSFRNQKDNIRL from the coding sequence ATGACATCACTCATAGGTAAAAGCGATCGCATATTTGTTGCAGGCCATAAAGGCATGGCAGGAAGCTCAATTATACGAGCACTAGAGAAAGAACATTACACAAATCTTCTAACTGCATCCAGACAAGATCTGGACCTTAGTGATATCAATAATGTTCACAATTGGTTTAAGAATAATCGACCAGAAGTAGTAGTAATTGCAGCAGCAAAGGTTGGAGGAATTAAAGCCAATGAAAGTTTTCCAGTTCAATTTCTATTAGAGAATATGAAAATACAAAATAATGTAATAGAAACAGCCTGGAATGAAGGAGTGAAAAGATTATTGTTTTTAGGAAGTAGTTGTATATATCCAAAATATGCTCAACAACCAATAAAAGAAGAAGACTTATTAACAGGAAGTTTAGAACCAACAAACGAATGGTATGCAATTGCCAAGATTAGCGGGATCAAGCTTTGTATGGCATTAAAACAACAATATGATTTTGATGCTATTAGCCTTATGCCAACTAATCTTTATGGTCCTGGAGATAATTATCACTCTATAAATAGTCATGTTTTACCAGCTTTTATAAGAAGATTTGATGAAGCTATTAATAATAAAGAAGAAAGCGTCACTTGCTGGGGGAGTGGTTCACCAATGCGAGAATTCCTTCATGTCGACGACCTCGGAGAAGCATGTGTTTTCGCCTTGGAGAATTGGAGACCAAATAAAAACGACATCCAACATTTAAATGTTGGCACTGGAGTTGATATAACAATAAAAGAACTTGCTGAAGAAATTGCCGAAATAGCAGGTTTTAGTGGAGAAATAATCTGGGATTCAAGCAAACCTGATGGGACTCCAAAGAAACAATTAGATATAAGTCGCTTATCTCAAATGGGATGGAAATCTAAAATAAAATTAAGAGAAGGGCTGAAGAAAACCATATATTCATTTAGAAATCAAAAAGACAACATAAGATTATAA
- a CDS encoding beta-ketoacyl-ACP synthase III encodes MTRAPKNNFGVNFVGTGSAKPTQVISNDELGLRVETNDSWIKSRTGISQRRVLGKNESLTELSTTAARQALQMADWEPESIDLVILATSTPDDLFGSAPKIQANLSATSAVSFDLTAACSGFLFALVTASQYLLNGSVKRALVIGADQLSRWVDWDDRGSCILFGDGAGALAMEAKPNGLDGFIDFRLKSDGSRGDCLNVPNLDVFQTLVPGKMYQKGGFSPIQMNGQEVYKFAVREVPLVLDELLISNSIKPSQLDWLLLHQANQRILDSVADRFKIPNKKVLSNLANYGNTSAATIPLMLDEAVRDGRVKSGDLIATSGFGAGLSWGAALLRWIGPN; translated from the coding sequence TTGACACGAGCACCTAAAAACAATTTTGGTGTCAATTTCGTAGGCACTGGGAGCGCTAAACCAACCCAAGTCATCTCAAACGATGAACTTGGTCTGCGTGTAGAGACTAATGATTCTTGGATAAAAAGTCGGACTGGTATTTCTCAGCGACGAGTACTAGGTAAAAACGAATCACTTACAGAATTAAGCACAACAGCAGCTCGGCAAGCGTTGCAAATGGCTGATTGGGAGCCAGAGAGTATTGATTTAGTCATACTTGCTACTTCTACTCCTGATGATTTATTTGGTTCTGCTCCAAAAATCCAAGCTAATTTGTCAGCTACTTCTGCCGTTTCATTTGATTTAACTGCTGCATGTAGTGGATTTCTATTTGCTTTGGTTACAGCTTCTCAATATCTGTTAAATGGTTCGGTGAAGAGAGCATTAGTAATAGGTGCAGATCAACTTAGTAGATGGGTTGATTGGGACGATAGAGGAAGCTGCATCCTTTTTGGAGATGGTGCTGGAGCCCTGGCTATGGAGGCGAAGCCTAATGGATTAGATGGATTCATTGATTTCAGATTGAAATCTGATGGTTCCAGAGGTGATTGTCTAAATGTTCCTAATCTTGATGTGTTTCAAACTTTAGTGCCTGGAAAAATGTATCAAAAAGGAGGTTTTTCTCCAATTCAAATGAATGGACAAGAAGTTTATAAGTTTGCAGTTCGCGAAGTTCCTTTGGTTTTAGATGAACTTCTGATTTCGAATAGCATCAAACCGTCTCAGTTGGACTGGTTGCTTTTACATCAAGCGAATCAACGCATTCTTGATTCTGTGGCAGATCGTTTTAAAATACCCAATAAAAAAGTTTTAAGTAATTTAGCTAATTACGGAAATACTTCTGCTGCAACCATTCCTTTGATGCTTGATGAGGCTGTCAGAGATGGTCGAGTTAAATCTGGTGATTTAATTGCGACGAGTGGATTTGGCGCTGGATTAAGCTGGGGAGCAGCTCTTTTGAGATGGATTGGTCCGAACTAG
- the plsX gene encoding phosphate acyltransferase PlsX encodes MENNDSRGKVNRSRAIRRLVIWYRRNAAVTTLVDTATTSASAAGSVAGSVAGSVVSNAGSVVTNASSIAKNTLQPLVFDPLRRLQGGEAGVEKPAIKDSERLWIAVDGMGGDYAPGPILEGCIEAISRLPLKIKFVGQLEKINAAAKEFGLEELLEQAISEGHIDLVPSGESIEMNEEATAVRKKKHASINVAMDLVKKGQALAVYSAGNSGALMAAAIFRLGRLKGIDRPAIGALFPTKDPAQPVLVLDVGANMDCKPAYLHQFALLGNIYSRDVLQVEKPRIGLLNIGEESCKGNDLCLSAFELLDQDNSFYFKGNCEGRDVLSGKFDVVVCDGFTGNVLLKFLESVGSVLLDVLRAELPRGRRGKVGSAFLRSNLKRIKKRLDHAEHGGALLLGVNGICVIGHGSSKSLSVVSALRLAHSAASHGVMEDLAKLQQPLALSN; translated from the coding sequence GTGGAAAATAATGATTCTCGAGGAAAAGTAAATCGCTCTAGAGCAATAAGAAGATTAGTTATTTGGTATAGGAGGAATGCAGCCGTTACAACTCTTGTTGATACAGCCACAACTTCCGCTTCCGCTGCTGGATCAGTTGCTGGATCAGTTGCTGGATCAGTGGTATCTAATGCTGGCTCTGTCGTAACCAATGCTAGTTCGATCGCTAAAAATACTCTTCAGCCACTAGTCTTTGATCCACTAAGAAGGTTGCAAGGTGGAGAAGCGGGGGTTGAAAAGCCTGCTATTAAAGATTCTGAACGTTTGTGGATAGCAGTAGATGGGATGGGTGGAGATTATGCCCCTGGACCAATATTAGAAGGCTGTATAGAGGCCATTTCCAGACTTCCTTTGAAAATAAAATTTGTAGGTCAACTTGAGAAAATTAATGCTGCAGCTAAAGAATTTGGATTAGAAGAATTACTTGAGCAAGCAATTTCTGAAGGTCATATTGACTTAGTCCCTTCAGGTGAATCTATAGAAATGAATGAGGAGGCTACTGCTGTAAGAAAGAAAAAACATGCAAGCATAAATGTTGCAATGGACCTAGTTAAGAAGGGTCAAGCTTTAGCAGTTTATTCTGCTGGTAATTCCGGAGCTTTAATGGCTGCTGCCATTTTTCGCTTAGGTCGATTAAAGGGAATTGATAGGCCTGCTATAGGTGCATTATTCCCTACGAAAGATCCTGCTCAACCAGTTTTAGTTCTAGATGTTGGCGCAAATATGGATTGCAAACCTGCATATCTTCACCAATTTGCTTTACTTGGGAATATATATTCACGAGATGTTTTGCAAGTGGAAAAGCCAAGAATTGGGTTGTTAAATATTGGGGAAGAGTCTTGTAAAGGTAATGATCTTTGTTTAAGTGCTTTTGAGCTGTTGGATCAAGACAATAGTTTTTACTTTAAGGGTAATTGTGAGGGAAGAGATGTACTTTCTGGGAAATTCGATGTTGTTGTGTGTGATGGATTTACAGGTAATGTGCTTTTAAAATTTTTGGAGTCAGTAGGAAGCGTTTTGTTGGATGTTTTAAGAGCTGAATTGCCTAGAGGAAGAAGAGGTAAGGTTGGGTCAGCATTTCTAAGAAGTAATTTAAAACGAATTAAAAAGCGCCTTGATCATGCTGAACACGGAGGTGCTCTTTTGTTAGGTGTAAATGGAATTTGCGTTATTGGTCATGGAAGTAGTAAATCCCTATCAGTTGTTAGCGCGCTTAGGCTTGCTCACTCCGCAGCAAGCCATGGAGTAATGGAGGATTTGGCCAAACTTCAGCAGCCTTTAGCCTTAAGTAACTAG
- the tmk gene encoding dTMP kinase: protein MKGRLIVLEGIDGCGKSTQIDHLTQWLPTSGVMPKASKLHVTREPGGTALGTSLRQILLGSTKENSPEPLTELLLYAADRAQHISQIILPALQQGDWVLSDRFSASTTAYQGYGRNIDMELIRKLEEIATQGISPDLTIWLDIEIEKSFERRVQKSKDRIEAEGKNFLEKVAFGFGVLATERNWLRVSADNECNLVSTQIEKSIKKYFENL, encoded by the coding sequence ATGAAAGGTCGCCTGATTGTTCTTGAAGGAATTGATGGCTGTGGGAAAAGTACCCAAATCGACCATCTCACTCAATGGTTACCCACGAGTGGAGTAATGCCTAAAGCCTCAAAATTACATGTCACACGAGAACCTGGTGGTACTGCACTCGGTACCTCGCTAAGACAAATATTGCTTGGCTCTACAAAAGAAAATTCTCCAGAACCACTGACAGAACTTCTCTTATATGCCGCAGATCGCGCTCAACATATTTCTCAAATCATATTGCCTGCACTGCAACAAGGTGATTGGGTTCTAAGTGATCGATTTAGTGCCTCAACAACTGCCTATCAAGGCTATGGGAGAAATATTGATATGGAACTAATTAGGAAACTTGAAGAGATAGCTACGCAAGGTATTTCGCCAGATCTAACTATCTGGCTAGATATCGAAATAGAAAAAAGCTTCGAGAGAAGAGTTCAAAAGTCGAAGGATCGAATTGAAGCAGAAGGAAAAAATTTTCTAGAAAAAGTAGCATTTGGTTTCGGCGTACTCGCAACAGAACGTAATTGGTTAAGAGTCTCTGCAGATAATGAATGCAATTTAGTAAGTACTCAAATTGAAAAATCTATAAAAAAATATTTCGAAAATTTATAA
- a CDS encoding cation-translocating P-type ATPase, which yields MNRQDVTSKKDSVLLDIEGMKCGGCVRTVEQLLCDQPNVLKASVNLVTGTAWIDLSSSEKKIDNILSALADHGFPSKERNETNLSSRTASSVAANQSWWNQWKQLMIALGLLFLSILGHLAEGGNIDLPVIGTLPFHACLATFALFGPGLQILKKGLQSGLKLNPTMDSLVGLGVSSAYIASLVALIWPQVSWPCFFNEPVMLLGFVLVGRFLEERARFRTNKALTELAQLQPETARIFINQNEIREVRVGALKPAEHIQLLAGDRVPVDGVVIEGNSAVDVSSLTGESLPLNASPGTELSSGSLNLEATLIFKVTRIGSDSALARIVGLVEEAQARKAPIQGLADRVAGKFCYGVIFLSISTFIFWWQIGVKLWPEVLNASGQGMMHHHGVHAALGSQAQTPLGLALQLSIAVLVVACPCALGLATPTVITVAAGIAAKRGWLFRGGDIIERAASIKQIIFDKTGTLTIGRPLVIECLLSNDEERMLQLAASLEQNSRHPIAHAILQKNQQQQLPLLNASVTKTFPGEGIAGELDGIDGTIRIGKPEWIRSKGIKLQKGVERVLDDSSTKGYSIVAVALNTDLLGLISIDDQVRHDANTSLQRLRKQGLKLNMLSGDRRKAVERLGEKLGFEIDELGWGLLPDQKLQRIKELQIHMPIAMVGDGINDAPALAASDLGIAVGTGTQVAKDSADLVLLGDRLEALPEALLLAKGTMYKIQQNLFWAFGYNMIALPLAAGVLLPQFGLLLSPPLAAFLMALSSITVVLNALSLKGK from the coding sequence TTGAATCGCCAAGACGTTACTTCAAAAAAGGACTCTGTCTTACTTGATATAGAGGGAATGAAGTGTGGTGGATGTGTTCGTACTGTTGAACAACTTCTCTGCGATCAACCAAATGTTCTTAAAGCAAGTGTAAATTTAGTGACAGGAACTGCATGGATAGACCTTAGTTCTTCGGAAAAGAAAATTGACAATATTCTCTCGGCTCTTGCAGATCATGGATTCCCATCAAAAGAAAGAAACGAAACAAATTTAAGTAGCAGAACTGCCTCAAGCGTTGCTGCAAACCAATCATGGTGGAACCAATGGAAGCAACTAATGATTGCTCTTGGTCTACTTTTTCTTTCAATTCTAGGACATTTGGCCGAGGGAGGGAATATTGACCTGCCTGTAATTGGAACATTACCTTTCCACGCATGTCTTGCAACGTTTGCGTTATTTGGTCCAGGATTACAAATACTCAAAAAAGGTCTTCAATCTGGTTTGAAGTTGAATCCAACAATGGACAGTCTTGTTGGACTTGGAGTAAGTAGTGCCTATATAGCTAGTCTTGTTGCTTTGATTTGGCCTCAGGTTTCATGGCCATGTTTCTTTAATGAACCCGTAATGCTCCTTGGATTTGTACTGGTAGGGAGATTTTTAGAAGAACGTGCACGTTTTAGAACAAACAAAGCACTCACTGAATTGGCTCAGTTACAACCTGAAACCGCACGGATTTTCATAAATCAAAACGAAATACGTGAGGTTAGAGTTGGCGCTTTGAAACCAGCGGAACATATCCAATTACTAGCAGGTGATCGTGTACCTGTTGATGGAGTAGTCATAGAAGGTAATTCAGCTGTTGATGTTTCTAGCCTGACTGGAGAATCTTTGCCTTTAAATGCTTCTCCTGGCACTGAACTATCTTCTGGAAGTCTCAATTTAGAAGCTACTCTCATTTTCAAAGTAACAAGGATTGGTTCAGATTCAGCTTTAGCTAGAATTGTCGGATTAGTAGAGGAAGCACAAGCCAGGAAAGCTCCTATACAAGGTTTAGCAGATCGAGTGGCAGGGAAGTTTTGTTATGGTGTTATCTTTCTTTCGATTTCTACGTTTATTTTTTGGTGGCAAATAGGTGTAAAACTGTGGCCTGAAGTTTTAAATGCATCAGGGCAAGGCATGATGCATCATCATGGTGTACATGCTGCGTTAGGAAGCCAAGCTCAAACCCCTTTAGGCCTTGCATTACAACTGTCTATAGCCGTTCTAGTTGTTGCCTGTCCATGTGCATTAGGTTTAGCTACCCCAACAGTAATAACTGTTGCAGCTGGAATTGCAGCAAAACGGGGATGGCTCTTCAGAGGTGGCGATATTATTGAACGTGCAGCTTCCATAAAGCAAATTATCTTTGATAAAACGGGTACACTGACCATTGGAAGACCATTAGTAATCGAATGCTTATTGAGTAATGATGAAGAGAGAATGTTACAACTAGCTGCAAGCCTAGAGCAAAATAGTCGTCATCCAATTGCTCATGCAATCTTACAAAAAAATCAGCAACAACAATTACCTCTATTAAATGCTTCTGTAACTAAAACATTTCCTGGGGAAGGAATCGCGGGAGAACTTGATGGAATTGATGGAACTATACGTATAGGGAAACCTGAATGGATTCGAAGTAAAGGAATTAAATTACAGAAAGGTGTAGAAAGAGTCCTAGACGATTCAAGTACAAAAGGCTATTCAATTGTTGCAGTTGCACTCAATACGGATCTACTTGGATTAATAAGTATTGACGATCAAGTTAGACATGACGCTAATACATCATTACAAAGATTACGCAAACAAGGGCTCAAGTTAAATATGCTTAGTGGAGACAGGCGTAAAGCAGTTGAACGCTTAGGAGAAAAATTAGGTTTTGAGATTGATGAACTTGGATGGGGGCTATTACCTGATCAAAAGCTACAGAGAATTAAAGAGCTTCAAATACATATGCCCATTGCAATGGTTGGAGATGGCATTAATGATGCTCCAGCACTTGCTGCCTCAGATCTAGGAATAGCAGTTGGTACAGGTACACAAGTTGCAAAAGATTCAGCGGACCTTGTACTACTAGGTGATCGACTAGAAGCACTACCAGAAGCACTTTTATTAGCCAAAGGGACAATGTATAAAATTCAACAGAATCTTTTTTGGGCATTTGGTTACAACATGATTGCTTTACCTCTTGCAGCAGGCGTTCTGCTACCACAATTCGGATTATTACTATCACCTCCGTTAGCAGCATTTTTAATGGCATTAAGCTCAATCACTGTTGTCCTAAATGCCCTCTCATTGAAAGGAAAATGA
- the rpaB gene encoding response regulator transcription factor RpaB: protein MTAISPSKETILVADDEASIRRILETRLSMIGYQVLTACDGKEALELFRNCEPDLVVVDVMMPKLDGYGLCQELRKESDVPIVMLTALGDVADRITGLELGADDYVVKPFSPKELEARIRCVLRRVEKEHIAGLPNSGVIAVTDLRIDTNKRQVFKADERIRLTGMEFSLLELLVSRSGEPFSRGEILKEVWGYTPERHVDTRVVDVHISRLRSKLEADPANPELILTARGTGYLFQRIVDSLTLDGN from the coding sequence ATGACGGCAATCAGTCCATCTAAAGAAACCATTCTCGTTGCTGACGACGAAGCCAGTATCAGGAGGATATTGGAAACCCGTTTATCCATGATCGGGTATCAAGTTTTAACTGCATGCGATGGTAAAGAAGCTCTAGAGCTTTTTAGGAATTGTGAGCCAGATTTAGTTGTTGTCGATGTAATGATGCCTAAGTTAGATGGATATGGACTTTGTCAGGAACTTCGTAAAGAGTCAGATGTTCCAATAGTTATGTTGACTGCATTGGGTGATGTCGCAGATAGGATTACTGGACTTGAATTGGGGGCTGATGATTATGTGGTTAAGCCTTTTAGCCCAAAAGAGTTAGAAGCCAGAATTAGATGTGTTCTTCGAAGAGTTGAAAAGGAACACATTGCTGGATTGCCTAATTCTGGTGTTATAGCGGTAACCGATTTAAGAATTGATACGAATAAGAGACAAGTATTTAAAGCAGATGAACGAATTCGCCTGACCGGCATGGAGTTCAGTTTGCTTGAGCTGTTAGTAAGTCGCTCAGGAGAGCCTTTTAGTCGGGGCGAAATATTGAAAGAGGTTTGGGGATATACTCCTGAAAGGCACGTTGACACTCGAGTTGTAGATGTTCATATTTCCAGACTTCGTTCAAAACTAGAGGCTGATCCCGCAAATCCTGAGTTAATTCTTACGGCGAGAGGAACTGGATATTTATTTCAGCGAATTGTTGATTCACTAACGCTTGATGGGAATTAA
- the radA gene encoding DNA repair protein RadA, with amino-acid sequence MNRSVSIFVCQSCGAETRQFFGRCSNCGEWNSIVEEIRSKSSASSRKKRTQIDQKSSSHRSEIISLEKEQSFKRISTGYQEFDRVLGGGIVPGSLILVGGDPGIGKSTLLLKSATNMALSNRILYITAEESAHQVRIRWKRINHGESKLHLLSETDLEEIIEELYQFNPEVVIIDSIQALNNENLTSAPGSVAQVRECSACLQKVAKKRNIALLIVGHVTKEGALAGPKVLEHLVDAVLTFEGDRLGSHRLLRAIKNRYGATNELGVFEMQGDGLLEVQNPSELFLSNESASGIATIVACEGSRSIAVDLQALINPSTYATPKRTATGVETNRLHQILAVLEKHIGLTLSRHDCYLAVAGGLAVDEPAADLGIAMAIVSSFKNIEIPKKTILIGEIGLGGQLRPVKQISQRIQEAIRLGFEIAVVPEGISSNELKSIKTKDIQLIKVSTIQDSLFEVLGLKSN; translated from the coding sequence GTGAACAGATCTGTTTCTATTTTTGTCTGTCAAAGCTGTGGAGCTGAAACCAGACAATTCTTTGGAAGATGCTCCAATTGTGGAGAATGGAACTCAATTGTCGAGGAAATCAGAAGTAAATCATCAGCTAGTTCTAGAAAAAAAAGAACTCAAATTGATCAAAAATCTTCTTCACATCGATCTGAAATAATTTCCTTAGAAAAAGAGCAATCTTTTAAAAGAATCTCAACTGGATATCAAGAGTTTGACAGAGTTCTTGGAGGTGGCATTGTTCCAGGCTCACTGATTCTGGTAGGAGGAGACCCTGGGATTGGGAAAAGTACTCTTTTATTGAAAAGTGCCACAAATATGGCATTAAGTAATCGTATTTTGTATATCACCGCAGAAGAATCAGCTCATCAAGTACGAATTAGATGGAAAAGAATCAATCACGGTGAATCAAAGCTTCATTTACTTTCTGAAACAGATCTAGAAGAAATAATTGAAGAGCTTTATCAGTTCAATCCTGAAGTTGTAATAATTGACAGTATTCAGGCTTTAAATAATGAAAATTTAACTAGCGCTCCTGGTTCTGTAGCTCAAGTCAGAGAATGTTCAGCATGTTTACAAAAAGTCGCTAAAAAGAGAAATATAGCTTTATTAATTGTTGGTCATGTTACCAAAGAAGGTGCATTAGCAGGGCCAAAAGTACTAGAACACCTTGTAGATGCTGTCCTTACATTTGAAGGAGACCGACTTGGAAGTCATAGATTACTAAGAGCGATAAAAAATCGATATGGCGCCACCAATGAGTTGGGAGTATTTGAAATGCAAGGAGATGGTCTTCTTGAAGTCCAAAACCCTAGTGAGTTATTTCTAAGTAATGAATCTGCTTCTGGGATAGCAACAATTGTTGCTTGTGAAGGTTCAAGATCAATCGCAGTAGATCTTCAGGCTCTAATTAATCCAAGTACTTATGCAACTCCAAAAAGAACTGCAACAGGAGTTGAAACAAACAGATTACATCAAATATTGGCCGTTTTAGAAAAACATATAGGGCTGACACTTTCTCGTCATGACTGTTATTTAGCAGTCGCTGGAGGATTAGCCGTTGATGAACCAGCAGCTGATTTAGGAATAGCTATGGCAATAGTGTCAAGTTTCAAAAATATAGAGATACCTAAAAAAACCATTCTGATTGGAGAGATAGGACTCGGAGGACAATTAAGACCTGTAAAACAAATTTCACAAAGAATTCAAGAAGCAATTCGCCTTGGTTTTGAGATTGCTGTAGTACCCGAGGGGATATCTTCTAATGAATTAAAAAGCATAAAGACAAAAGATATTCAGCTGATCAAAGTTTCAACTATTCAAGATTCTTTATTCGAGGTCTTAGGCCTAAAATCTAATTAA
- a CDS encoding photosystem I assembly protein Ycf3: MPRSQNKDNFIDKAFTVLAETIVKMMPIASKEKQAYIYYRDGLSAQNDGDYSEALENYEESLKLEDNAIDRSETLKNMAIIYMSNGDEDLALETYMKALVENPKQPSCLKNMGLIYEKRGRIAQQAGNKDESDIWFDRAADVWSKAVRLYPGGYLDIENWLKTTGGRNIDIIL; the protein is encoded by the coding sequence GTGCCTCGCAGTCAAAACAAAGACAATTTTATTGACAAGGCTTTCACAGTACTTGCAGAAACGATTGTCAAGATGATGCCTATTGCTTCTAAAGAGAAGCAAGCATATATCTACTATCGAGATGGACTATCTGCACAAAATGATGGTGACTATTCCGAAGCCCTTGAAAATTATGAGGAAAGCTTGAAACTCGAGGATAATGCCATAGACAGGAGTGAAACCCTCAAAAACATGGCGATTATCTATATGAGTAATGGTGATGAAGACTTGGCATTAGAAACTTATATGAAGGCTTTAGTTGAGAATCCTAAGCAACCTTCTTGTTTGAAAAATATGGGTTTAATTTATGAGAAACGTGGCCGGATAGCTCAACAGGCAGGTAATAAAGATGAAAGTGATATTTGGTTTGATAGAGCAGCAGATGTTTGGAGCAAGGCAGTTAGGCTTTATCCAGGTGGCTATTTAGATATAGAAAATTGGCTGAAAACTACAGGTGGAAGAAATATTGACATTATCTTGTGA
- a CDS encoding DNA polymerase III subunit delta' gives MLISNRNEVFEEIIGQVSAINLLDAAIQKQRVAPSYLFKGPEGVGRKLTAIRFLEGLIKNAEQPKSDIRKRLETHNHPDLLLIEPTYMHQGNLITQTNAAIENLNFRTLPQVRLEQIKIVKRFLGKKPVETKRGMVIIEDVHNMNESAANALLKTLEEPNQGIFILISSRPESLLSTIRSRCQEITFNRLNKKEVNEVLDRKMNNTIDISNIVQQKEFVNLANGSPGLMLKNLEIWETIPDELWTDLKSLPNNNPIEALSLAKKLTEKLDSNEQIWLIGWLQQYLWNKTTDSKIIRQLETLRKQIKAFVSPRLAWEVTLLKLQEDL, from the coding sequence ATGTTAATTAGCAATAGAAATGAAGTATTCGAAGAAATTATTGGTCAAGTATCTGCAATTAATTTGTTAGATGCTGCAATTCAAAAACAAAGAGTAGCACCTTCATATCTTTTCAAAGGTCCGGAAGGTGTTGGACGAAAATTAACTGCAATAAGGTTTTTAGAAGGTTTAATAAAAAATGCCGAACAGCCAAAATCTGATATAAGAAAACGTTTAGAAACACATAATCATCCTGATCTTCTATTGATAGAGCCAACTTATATGCATCAAGGTAATCTCATTACACAAACGAATGCTGCGATTGAAAACCTTAACTTTCGTACCTTGCCACAAGTTCGTCTAGAGCAAATTAAAATTGTAAAAAGATTTTTAGGGAAAAAGCCAGTTGAGACAAAACGAGGAATGGTAATTATTGAAGATGTACATAATATGAATGAATCGGCTGCAAATGCATTATTAAAAACTCTTGAAGAGCCTAATCAAGGAATATTCATATTAATTTCATCACGGCCTGAATCTCTTCTCAGTACAATTCGATCGCGTTGCCAGGAAATTACTTTTAATCGTTTAAATAAAAAGGAAGTAAATGAAGTATTAGACAGAAAAATGAATAATACAATTGATATTTCAAATATTGTCCAGCAAAAAGAATTTGTAAATCTTGCAAATGGTTCGCCTGGATTAATGTTAAAGAATTTAGAGATTTGGGAAACAATTCCCGATGAATTATGGACAGATCTAAAGAGTTTACCTAACAATAACCCTATAGAAGCATTGTCTTTAGCAAAAAAATTAACAGAGAAACTAGATTCTAATGAACAAATTTGGCTAATTGGATGGTTACAGCAATATCTATGGAATAAAACAACTGATTCTAAGATTATTAGACAACTAGAAACACTCCGTAAGCAAATAAAGGCCTTTGTAAGTCCAAGACTCGCCTGGGAAGTTACATTATTGAAATTACAGGAAGATCTTTAA
- a CDS encoding response regulator transcription factor produces the protein MKPCILLIEDDQDMRELVAGHLTHTGFDVQKAEDGIKGQALALQYEPDLILLDLMLPKVDGLTLCQRLRRDERTANIPILMITALAGTKDKVTGFNSGADDYITKPFDLEELQVRIKALLRRTNRAPVGAVSQQEILNYGPLTLVPERFEAIWFDLPVRLTHLEFELLHCLLQRHGQTVAPSLILKEVWGYEPDDDIETIRVHVRHLRTKLEPDPRKPKFIKTVYGAGYCLELPKDGQVKEFSDLIASYRKEKGIHVPKEHPAIA, from the coding sequence ATGAAGCCTTGTATTTTGCTAATAGAAGATGACCAGGATATGCGTGAGCTGGTTGCAGGACATTTAACTCATACTGGATTCGATGTCCAAAAAGCTGAAGATGGAATTAAAGGACAAGCTCTTGCTCTTCAGTATGAGCCTGATCTAATACTTCTTGATCTTATGCTACCTAAAGTTGATGGACTTACTCTTTGCCAACGATTGAGGCGAGATGAAAGAACTGCAAATATTCCAATACTTATGATTACTGCTTTAGCTGGAACAAAAGATAAGGTAACTGGTTTTAATTCTGGTGCAGATGATTACATTACGAAGCCATTTGATCTTGAAGAGTTACAGGTAAGAATTAAAGCACTTTTAAGAAGAACAAATAGAGCCCCTGTAGGAGCGGTTAGCCAGCAAGAAATATTGAATTATGGACCTTTAACCCTAGTACCTGAGAGATTTGAGGCTATTTGGTTTGACTTGCCAGTTCGATTAACCCATCTTGAATTTGAATTGCTTCATTGTTTACTTCAAAGGCATGGACAAACAGTTGCTCCTTCATTAATTTTGAAGGAGGTTTGGGGTTATGAACCAGATGATGATATTGAGACTATTCGGGTTCATGTAAGACATTTGAGAACGAAGCTTGAACCTGATCCAAGAAAGCCTAAATTTATAAAAACAGTTTATGGAGCAGGGTATTGCTTAGAGCTTCCAAAGGATGGACAAGTGAAAGAATTTTCGGATTTAATTGCTAGCTACAGGAAAGAGAAAGGAATCCATGTTCCCAAAGAACATCCAGCTATAGCTTAA